The DNA region GGAGCAGCATGTTGTTCGAGTCGTTGCCGCCGTAGAGGAAGAGCACGACCATCGCGCGATAGTCCGTGAAGGTGCTGACCTGCGCGAGGGCCGAGCGCGTGAGGGTGAGGTGCGCGAGCGTGTTGACGAGACCGGTGATGCCGAGCGTCGCGCAGGCGGACTGGCGGAGGAAACTGCGCCGCGTGGTCAACATCTCACGGTCATTGGATTTCTTCATGGCTGGTGGATGCTGGTGGGTGAGCTGGCGAGCAAGTAGAGCAGCGCCTTGTGGCGATCGCCGATGGCGGTGTCGTTCGTGTTGGTGCCGCTCGTGGCGGTGACGGTGTCGATGATGATGCTGCGGGGATTCGGCGTCGGGGCGCTGACGTAGCGTTCTTTCAGACGGCCGCCGGTGAGCAGAAGGTCGGCGTCGTCCAGGGTGGCGGTGACCGCGTCGCGAATCGTGCCGCCGGCGGCGATGACGGCCTTGTAGCGATTGAAGAACGGAACGCGGTCGATCTTCACGTCGTCGAGGGTGGAATCGGTGGCGCCGACGAGCGCGGAGACGCCGACGCCGGTGTCCGACTCGGTGAACGAGCGGCCGTAGTTGATCGCCTGGATGACCTGCGTCTCGGTGGTGAGCTGCATTTCGGGTGCGGTGAGGCCGGCCGCGGCGATGGCGCCGCCGGGGCTGTAGCGCGGCAGGAACCAGTTGAAGACGGTGGGCGAGCGGAGCGGCGTCTGGGCGAGATTCGTGTCGGTGTTGCCGTAGCGGTAGCGCGTGACGCCGGCGGGGAAGTTGTCGAGCTGGCCCGCGGGATAGCCGTAGGCGGAGAGGTCGGAAAGCGGGAGCTTCGAGGCGGCGCCGAAGGCGCGCAGGAGCTGGACGTAGCGGATGATGGGCTCCTTCTGCTTGCCGTGGCCGACGTCGAGCGCGATGGAGGGATTTCGCGCCTCGGGATCGAGGAGGATGGCCTTCACGACGGCCTTGAGATTGCCGCGCTGGCCGGTGCCGTCGTTCTCGAAAGCCTTCCCGACGCGATAAACATAGCCCGCGCTGGGGCTGGACGTGACGAGGCGCTGGATGAGGAGGCGGCTGATGAAGGTGGGCGTGTTTGCGTGGTTCGCGAGGATGTCGAGGGCGGCATCCATGTCGGCGTCGCCGGAGAGGCCGGCGGGAATTGTCACGCCGAGCACGGTCTTCGCGCCGGTGTCGTGGTAGGTTGCGCCGAAGTTCTTCATGGGGTTCAGCCACGAGGCCTGGAAATACGCCGGACCGCTCCCGGCGGTGAAACTCGTGTTGTCCTGCACGGGGTAGCCACTCGCTTTCGAGCCGTGGGACTTGCTGAAGCTCCAGCCGGTGAAGACGCGGGCGAGCTCGGTGATGTCGGTATTCGTGTAGGTATTTGTCGGCGTGCCGGCATTGCCGAGGTTCACGCTGCCGTCGGCGTTGAGCTTGACGAGACCGATCGAGAAAAGCTGCATGACCTCGCGGGCGTAGTTTTCGTCGGGGCTGGTGAGG from Chthoniobacterales bacterium includes:
- a CDS encoding DUF1800 family protein, which gives rise to FALSEIFVISEVDSTVSAKHYGAANYYDMLGRYADGSYRALLGEISRSPMMGQYLSSLKNQKAKVDAGGNVLTSPDENYAREVMQLFSIGLVKLNADGSVNLGNAGTPTNTYTNTDITELARVFTGWSFSKSHGSKASGYPVQDNTSFTAGSGPAYFQASWLNPMKNFGATYHDTGAKTVLGVTIPAGLSGDADMDAALDILANHANTPTFISRLLIQRLVTSSPSAGYVYRVGKAFENDGTGQRGNLKAVVKAILLDPEARNPSIALDVGHGKQKEPIIRYVQLLRAFGAASKLPLSDLSAYGYPAGQLDNFPAGVTRYRYGNTDTNLAQTPLRSPTVFNWFLPRYSPGGAIAAAGLTAPEMQLTTETQVIQAINYGRSFTESDTGVGVSALVGATDSTLDDVKIDRVPFFNRYKAVIAAGGTIRDAVTATLDDADLLLTGGRLKERYVSAPTPNPRSIIIDTVTATSGTNTNDTAIGDRHKALLYLLASSPTSIHQP